Part of the Bacillus sp. N1-1 genome, CATCCAGCACGATTTCACTGTTCGCTCCAAGCATGCCAACAGAATCTAGACGATAGACTTGGAGAACTTTACTTGTGGGAACTTCAGCAAGATACAAGTAATTGTTTGTATTTTTCTTTACTTTCACGCCAAGTTTCTCAAGTTCTTTTGTAAGGTCAGGTCCTCCATGTTCATTTGCAACAATAATTAATTCCTGTTTTGATTGTTCACTTGCAGCAAGTGAGGCAATCTCCTGCGTAACAGGAAGCTTAAATTTCTTCGTTTCTGATAAAGCAGCCTCAGCCTTTTCTGGATTATACGTCATTCCCGCGAATGAAGAAGCAACAAGAGAAGCACCTGCAACAATAGTCAGGACTTTTTTCTTAAACGTCATTTAGTAAAATCCCCCTTAATAGTTTGTGAAATCCCTACAATCGATCCCCCTTTTACGTGAAACAATTATAACAATTCACTATTTTCAGTTTAATTATAAAGAGATTAAGAGTCAATCTTTAACTGTTAAAATTGTGAAATTTTTTGATAATTTGTAGATATTTTAGGACTTTTGTCCATAAAAGCGAAATAATTCCGTAATGATAAAACATGATGGTTAATTTATTAAAAAAAACGCAGCGTCAATGACGCTACGTTTTTAATCATCAAGAAGTTGATCGATATGCCAAGCTTTTGTCTCACTAATCGCAGCTGGCCCACCTAAAATACGGTAGTTACTCACTCCTTGATTATTTAAATATAAGATAGACTTATTTAATGCTTCATTTTCTCTATCCGGATGAACGATGATAATCGATTGACCTGATCTTGATGCAGCTGCTCCACCAGTGAGGGCATCTGGAAACTTAAGCCCTGTGGCAAAATAAATTCCATCACTCTCTTCTTCTATTCCAAACCTTAATAAGACTTTAAAGTTTGTATCAAATCGATCTTCTCCACCGATTCGCTCTGAGTCCAAGGATGGAATTTCAGAAAGCACACTTTTACCGATAACTGTTTCGCCGCCGATCACATATGTTTTTTTGAGACCTAGCTCGTTTAAATAAGCTTTCGTAGCATCAGGTAAAGAATCACTTTTTGTAAAAAGAACAGGAGATTCAAACCTTGACGCAAAAGAGGAAATAGACAAAGCATCTGGAAAATTTTCTCCTGAAACGATAAAAGCTTCCGTTGTTTTTTCGTTTGCAACGATTTTCGCAATTTCAGTAGCCGTTTCATAACGATTATCTCCAGCGATTCTCGTTGTTGCTATTCCCTCCGATTTCAACTGATCTACAATAGCTTCAGGAAGGGCATTTTCACCACCAATTATTAAAACATGATTGGCAGAAAGGCGATTTAATTCATCTAGGACGCTCTTCGACAAAACACTTTTTTTCGATAATAATATTGGACTTCCTAGTTTAGAAGCAAGAGGCGAGGCTGCTAAACTATCTGGAAATGCATCAGAACGAGCGAGCACGACAAATTTACCATTTATATTCTTCCCATCAATTTGAACAGTCTGTTGATCCAGTGCATTCCAGCTGTTTTGGGATATTTCAATAGCCGTCTCAATAGATGTCTCACCATATATACGATTGTACTCTGTCACGCTTGTGATAGCCGCTTCAACATTTAAGAGACCACTACCGAGTTGATAAGAGCCAGCGAGAGGATCAGCAGTTTCTTTTAGTAGTTTAACTGTTTGTTTGTTTGTTAAATACGGTGCATACGTCTTTAATAAAACCCCTGATGAAGCGACAATTGGAGCAGACATGCTCGTCCCTTTATCATAAGCGTAATCCCCTTCTAAAGAGGTGCTATAAATATCTGTTCCAGGGGCAGCGAGATCTACGAGAGAGCCGTAATTGGAAAAGGATGCTTTCTCTTTACTACCTGTCTGAACAGAAGCGACTGCTATTACTTCCGGATAGGCTGCTGGAAAAACTACTGCTGAATCGTTGTCGTTACCCGCAGCACCCACCATCAAGATGTCTTTTGCTGCCGCTTCCTCAATTACTGTTCTTAAAGCAAATGAATTATTATAGTTACCAAGACTTAAATTAATCACATCAGCATCATGATCAATCGCATAGCGTATCCCTTCTACAACTGTTGATAAATTTCCCGTTCCGTTCTCCGTCACTTTTATCGGCATAATAGAAACCCCACGCGCCGGAGAAGCAATCCCGATTTGGTTGTTTGTTACTGCTCCAATCAGCCCTGCAACTTTTGTGCCATGTCCATCTAAATCTTGAACCGACTGATTATCATTCACAAGGTTAACCCCATCAATGAGATTGGCTTTTAGGTCTTGATGAGTAAGGTCAACACCCGAATCAATTACCGCAACCTTTGAAGAACTTTTTTGATTACCGACAAGCTCCCATCCATTTAGTAAATGAATCTGATCCATCCACGTTTTTTGATATGAAAGCAAAGCATCGTCTGGTAGATCAACATCCATTAAATAAACTGGTTGATCTTTTTCTACATGCTTCACTTCACGGTTAGACTTCAAACGATCAATCGTTTCGTTGACTTCTTGCTCTGGCACTTCAATTACTTCTACTTTAGTGGAATATTTGGAATGCCTTGAGGGACTTTTGGCTTCACCATATGTAACAAGGATACGCTCTGTTTCTTGATCTGATTGTGCTTCAGAGACTATAGGAGCCAAAGGGAATAATAGAATAAAGGACATTAAAAGAATAATAGTTTTACTTTTCAGTTGTGACACCTCTTCCATGATTGATTGTCATACGCTTTTCACAAGTTTATAACGAATCTTTCGACAAATCACTAGAATAGTATCACATTAACAGTTTGAAAAAAATGGTTTTAAGTGGGGATAAAGTCTCGATATGTTATGAGATTACTTGTAAAAAGAGGGGTTATACACGTTCATGGAGAAGGTTCTGATGCTGTTGTTGAAGCGTTTGAAGTTTTTCCTCGAGGTTATGCTGTTCTTTTCTCATACTCCCTATGATTTGGATTAAACTCGTAATCATTGTTTCTACACGTTCAATTCGATCTTCTTGCAAATTCGACACCTCCTTTTCATTTTCATCATTTTACCATATAATGGTCAGTATCGATCCGAAATTCTTTCGACATTTTTATGTTAGGAAAGTATTTTCAAAAACTGGCGATTAAACGCTATAAATTCGTCCATATTTCCCAACCTCAAAACTATTCTCTTTTCTGAGAATTTTTAGTAAACTGTAATCAAATAGTTCTAGGAGAAAGGAAGCAAAGAATGATTGGAGCAAAAATCCGATACTTCAGGCAGATGAAAGGCATCACACAAGAACAACTCGCTTCCGGAATCTGTTCTATTCCGTATTTAAGTAAAATTGAACACGGTCTTGCCCAGCCAAGTGAAGAACTTGTTGGACATCTTTGCAAAGAGTTAGGCGTTTCCCTAGATCAGGTTGATGACGAGGATAAAATGAACAAACTTCACAATGATCTAGACTCCTGGTATAAAGAAATGCGTCTAAGAAACTTTGAAGAAGTTGTTAGTTACAAAAACCTGATAGACGAAGAAATTGATGGTGTAGAAGATCCTGATATGCTCACAAAATATCTACTCTTAACATTTAGATACCATATTTTATTTAGAGAAACTGATAAAGCGAATGATATTTTAGAGAGATTATATCATGTACAGGAAAGGCTTTCTGAAAATCTTGAGTACTTTTATTTTTACTTTCTTGGACTGTACTACTATCAAAATCGAAAGTTCCGTGAAGCCGGTGAAAAGTACAAAAAAGCAAATAAACTTTTAATGTCTATGAAATCGAATAATGCCGAATGGGCTGAATTTTATTATCAACAAGCACTTGTCCACAATCGTCTTAGTCAAATTACACTTTCAAACAATTTAGCGATTAAGTGTCTTGATTTATTTAACAAAGAGTACAACTTCAAACGCGCTGCTGATACAGAAATTCTTCTAGGTGTTAATAATAGAGTTATCTTAAACTATGGAGAAGCAGAACACCATTTTCAAAATGCATTAAAGTACGCTGAATCCTTTAATGATAAACGACTTAAAAGCATCATATATCATGATCTAGGCTATGTTTATTCTTGTCAAAATGAATCTAAAGTAGCTCTAGAGTACTACCACTCTGGTCTTCAAAATAATGAAGATCACGAAATAGAAGATCGAGCAAAAACAGTTTATCTTATTGCTACAGAGTACCTTAAAATAAATGATACAAAATTAGCCAAACACTGGATTGAAGAAGGTATGAGAATTGTTAAGAAGACCGAATTTCTTGAATATATATACCACTACAATATCCTTGAATTAAAACTCAATGATATTGAAGATGAATATACAGAGTTGGCTTTAAAAGATGCTGTTAACTATTTCAAAGAAAAAAATTATTGGAATTATGTATCTGAATATGGGGAAATGCTGGCTGATTACTATTTTAATAGTGGTCAATATAAAAACTCCAGCTTTTACTTTAAACTAGCCAATGATGCTAGAAAAAAAATTATGAATTAGAAAGGAAGAAAATCTATGAAAAAATTTCTTATTAACATGCTATTAGTTACTGGTGTTGTTGGAATGGTTATTGTACCTAATCATGATAAGGTGCCAGATTCTCATGACAAAGTACCTGACTCAAGCCCATCAAAAACTGAAATTCATATGTAATAATCGGAACCCGGCTTATTTTAGCCGGGTTTTTATTTGCTCCGACTCCCCCCACAACGCTATACTAAACATAGTTTAACTAGAATAGGAGTGTGCTGAGATGGCTTTTTATATGTTTGATGTCGACGGTGTTTTAACAGATGAAAATGCTAGACCTGATGAAGATGTTGTGAAAATGATTGAACAATTAGCAAAAGATGAGCACATCCTATCTTTTGTGACCGGCCGATCAAGAGGCTGGCTTTCTGATCATCTCTTTCCACTCTTTGATGATGACATTGACTGGTCTTCCCTTTATTGCGTATCTGAACACGGTGCTATTAAAGGACGTGGAACAGATATTTCTTCATGGGATCTAGATGAAGAATATGTGATCGCTGATGAAGTAAAAGACAAGTTATACAAAGTGAGTCAAAAAGAGAAGTATGAAGGTCTGATTCAATGGGACCAAACGAAAGAATCCATGGGTACGGTTGAGGCCGTTCACGGTGATCCTGGAGATAAGGAACATTTAAAGAAAACACGCGAATCGCTTCAGGAATACGCAGATGACGTACAATCGATTTCTTCTGAATCGGGTAATAAAACCGCTGTATCTACTTATGGGGTTGATGTCATTCATCCCGATTTATCCAAGAAAATTGGAGCTACGTGGATACTTGATGAAATTCAATCTGCTGAGGAAGTATTTGTTTTTGGAGATAGTAGTGGTGATATGGTGATGGCTGTTACTGCAAGAGAACATGGATTAGAGAACATTACGTTTTATTGGGTTGGCGAAGGTGAGACGCCAGAGGAAGAAAATATCACCTCTATTTCAAGTGAAGCTTCCTATTCAGAGGGAACGAAAGAGATATTAGAAAAGCACATTGGCTAATCCAATGTGCTTTTTTCTGTATTAAACTAGTTCAACTGGCCGATTTTGTTTAATCGACTCATAGCAAGCTTCAATAGCTTTTAAGTTATTTACTGTCGCCTCACCTGAGTAAGAAGGCGTTTGATTGTTTTGAACGCAGTGTGCGAAGTGTTCTACCATGAGCGTATACTGCTCGCCTTCAGCCGTTTCTTCTCTCACCTTGCCTTCGCTATTCTTAATTTGAATCGTACCATTCGCTCCTGGAGCGTCAGGACGGTAAGCGAACGGTAGGCGAATGCTACCTTTTGTACCAAGAATCTCATAAGAATTGCTCATCTGACGTTCGAAACTACAATCAAACGAAGCGGTAACGCCGTTCGCAAATGTAAAGATGCCTGATGCGGAGAGGTCAACTCCACCACCTTCCGGAATAGCTGCTTCAGCATACACCTTAAGTGGTTCATTGCCAAGGATGAAGCGAGACGAATGAATGCAATAACATCCCACATCCCAAATGCTTCCCCCACCTAATTCACTGCTGAGGCGAATGTTATTTGGTTTGTCTCCAAGGTAGAATGAAAAATTCGCTCGCATGTGCTTCACATCACCAATTTCACCTGAGGCGATCACATCCCTTACAACTTCGTGCTGAGGGTGGAATTGATACATAAAGGCTTCCATGAATATAACACCATTTTCTTCACAAGCTTCCACCATCTCCATTGCGTCACGAGCGGTAATCGCCGCTGGTTTTTCACAAAGGACGTGTTTCCCTTTCTTGGCAGCTGCAATGGTCCACTTTTTGTGAAGCGTGTTTGGCAGTGGAATATAGACCGCATCAATTGATTCATCTTCCAACATCGCTTCATAGCTATCATGA contains:
- a CDS encoding cell wall-binding repeat-containing protein; this encodes MEEVSQLKSKTIILLMSFILLFPLAPIVSEAQSDQETERILVTYGEAKSPSRHSKYSTKVEVIEVPEQEVNETIDRLKSNREVKHVEKDQPVYLMDVDLPDDALLSYQKTWMDQIHLLNGWELVGNQKSSSKVAVIDSGVDLTHQDLKANLIDGVNLVNDNQSVQDLDGHGTKVAGLIGAVTNNQIGIASPARGVSIMPIKVTENGTGNLSTVVEGIRYAIDHDADVINLSLGNYNNSFALRTVIEEAAAKDILMVGAAGNDNDSAVVFPAAYPEVIAVASVQTGSKEKASFSNYGSLVDLAAPGTDIYSTSLEGDYAYDKGTSMSAPIVASSGVLLKTYAPYLTNKQTVKLLKETADPLAGSYQLGSGLLNVEAAITSVTEYNRIYGETSIETAIEISQNSWNALDQQTVQIDGKNINGKFVVLARSDAFPDSLAASPLASKLGSPILLSKKSVLSKSVLDELNRLSANHVLIIGGENALPEAIVDQLKSEGIATTRIAGDNRYETATEIAKIVANEKTTEAFIVSGENFPDALSISSFASRFESPVLFTKSDSLPDATKAYLNELGLKKTYVIGGETVIGKSVLSEIPSLDSERIGGEDRFDTNFKVLLRFGIEEESDGIYFATGLKFPDALTGGAAASRSGQSIIIVHPDRENEALNKSILYLNNQGVSNYRILGGPAAISETKAWHIDQLLDD
- a CDS encoding Gfo/Idh/MocA family oxidoreductase — encoded protein: MGLRFGIMGTANIARKAVIPAIQNATGAEVISVASGSGKAKEFAEEMSIPHYHDSYEAMLEDESIDAVYIPLPNTLHKKWTIAAAKKGKHVLCEKPAAITARDAMEMVEACEENGVIFMEAFMYQFHPQHEVVRDVIASGEIGDVKHMRANFSFYLGDKPNNIRLSSELGGGSIWDVGCYCIHSSRFILGNEPLKVYAEAAIPEGGGVDLSASGIFTFANGVTASFDCSFERQMSNSYEILGTKGSIRLPFAYRPDAPGANGTIQIKNSEGKVREETAEGEQYTLMVEHFAHCVQNNQTPSYSGEATVNNLKAIEACYESIKQNRPVELV
- a CDS encoding helix-turn-helix domain-containing protein is translated as MIGAKIRYFRQMKGITQEQLASGICSIPYLSKIEHGLAQPSEELVGHLCKELGVSLDQVDDEDKMNKLHNDLDSWYKEMRLRNFEEVVSYKNLIDEEIDGVEDPDMLTKYLLLTFRYHILFRETDKANDILERLYHVQERLSENLEYFYFYFLGLYYYQNRKFREAGEKYKKANKLLMSMKSNNAEWAEFYYQQALVHNRLSQITLSNNLAIKCLDLFNKEYNFKRAADTEILLGVNNRVILNYGEAEHHFQNALKYAESFNDKRLKSIIYHDLGYVYSCQNESKVALEYYHSGLQNNEDHEIEDRAKTVYLIATEYLKINDTKLAKHWIEEGMRIVKKTEFLEYIYHYNILELKLNDIEDEYTELALKDAVNYFKEKNYWNYVSEYGEMLADYYFNSGQYKNSSFYFKLANDARKKIMN
- a CDS encoding HAD-IIB family hydrolase — encoded protein: MAFYMFDVDGVLTDENARPDEDVVKMIEQLAKDEHILSFVTGRSRGWLSDHLFPLFDDDIDWSSLYCVSEHGAIKGRGTDISSWDLDEEYVIADEVKDKLYKVSQKEKYEGLIQWDQTKESMGTVEAVHGDPGDKEHLKKTRESLQEYADDVQSISSESGNKTAVSTYGVDVIHPDLSKKIGATWILDEIQSAEEVFVFGDSSGDMVMAVTAREHGLENITFYWVGEGETPEEENITSISSEASYSEGTKEILEKHIG